The Gadus macrocephalus chromosome 3, ASM3116895v1 DNA segment AGTGGTGATTGGCAGGTCATGCATCGTCAGCTATCGGCGGGGTGCGACTCTGAGGATGAAGGTCCGGATCTGCATGGGGGTCAGGATTACCTCCCACATAGAGGGGTCTCCCAGGGGCTTCGCGGCTGTGATCCAACCCATGAAAACAGTTAATTACATTGATATAGAATGTTGTTATACTAACATTATTACAAATGTGTCTTACTAtgatacatttgttttttttatggtaAGTTGAAGAGAAGCTTCCAGGAGACTAAATATGCAGATTCTGCATCAAAAGTGTTCCAATGCCTCGCTAAAAAGAAGGGCTCTAAAGATGAAATGCATTAACATCGTATTCTACGGTAGCTATTTCTAGGTAAAACGGTTCGGTACACTGAACATTTCTCAATCTCTATTTtctattcattattattacagTAAACAAGGAGAACTTGACTTCCAGCAGCATAGGGAAACAAACACTAGCGCCTGCTTtataacaaatacaaaatagTCAGCCCGAGTTATTTAATGTTTATGTAATATCCACAGTGTGTTACATACCCATCTTTGGCCTCCAGTCCAGACGTTTCATCTCATCTAtccactgattggctgacaggttCAGCTCGGACACTCCCACCACTTTCAGCGTGGAGAATAATTTCTACAGTGAGAAAGACATTGATAGAGATTAATACTAGGGGCAGATGTTGCAAATTAGCAACCGCTTTAAGCACTATGATCCTTGCATTGGATAGCTGTTATCAGTTGGTCTACGTACACTATCTTTCCCTATCAAATAAaccataaataaattaataatagaCTGACGGGGAAAGAGAgggtgtcaatgtgtgtgcctAGAGGTTCCCAGgtacagatgtgtgtgtactgtgtatatACCTGCAGGTTAACAGTAAAGGGTACTGAGTGCTCCTTGCTCTCCTTGGTCTGGAACTGGTGCTCCAGTCTGATCAGCAGGGAGTCCTGCCCCCACTGGCTCAGTGTCAATAGGTGGACTGCAGGGGGCAGTGCAGCCTGGAGACCTGAGAACTAGAACACCAATTGGAGGGCTTAGAAACACTTTAAATGGTTTCATGCACAGTCCTGGGTTTATAATAACATTTTAGGCAATCCAACTAGtatttaaatgtacattttctaTTTAAATCCATTGTCAACTACAAACAGAAGGAGATATTTTACTAGAGGGACCAACAGGATTCAACTAAAGCACAGATAGCCTAgagaacccccccacccccacccccacccccacccccacaaggGCACACACCTCCAGCAGAGATCCAGGCGGGGCTCCCCCCTCGGTGAAGGACAGCAGGGGCTGCAGCACGTTCTCCTGGGCCAGGGGCCGGTGGGCGTCGGCCGCGAGGGCGGGcggagtcagggagaggaggaggcggcctcGGACCACCAGGCCCAGCGGGAACACCCCGGACATCTCGTTGAGGGGTTCGCCGACGCCGCGCCAGTCGTCATGGAGCAACCGCCGGTGgagctggggggtgggggagagtggAGGCGGAGTTAGTTTGTGTGAATAGTTTTGCACTCACACAAATGCGAACGCCACAAAAAGGCGCGCCTGTATTGGCgcggttatgtgtgtgtttatgtgagcaTTTGCATGTTCGTCCAAGTtgtttgcacacaaacacacctggaaacaaagtcagacaggtaggcaggggtgtctgtgtgttagttaCCATGATCTCCAGAGATCCATCGTGGATGCTGCTTCCACCCTGAGAGCGGTCTGTCACTACAGTCAGCTGGTCTTTatcatcctacacacacacacacacacacacacacacacacacacacacacacacacacacacacacacacacacacacacacacacacacacacacacacacacacacacacacacacacacacacacacacacgttaaagaATGCTGCTACGACAGAAACACTCACTTAATTGTTCAACTTTCAAGCACGGTTTTTAAGCAATGTGTTTCAGTGATAAGAATGGAAACAGGGTTTTTAAATGTTAAACAGGTGTTTTACagcattggtgtgtgtttgtgtggggggggcgagCAGGCACCTTGATGTAGGCCCTGGAGTTGATGGGGTAGTAGTTCCCAGCCACCGGCTCCGTCTGCAACAggtcccaagtgggccggaagTCCTTCCTGTGGGACCAGGAAGTTACCTCAAGCGTTTGCTAAAAGACTAAAGAGTCGAGAAAAGCTCCAGCTAAACGACTAAGGGCTGGTGAACGGTAGCGTGGCGGCTCGGGCACCTTGGTGGACGACCACTCACTTCCTCTTGAGGACCTCTCGGCCGTTGGAGTCCGTGTAGAAGACCCCGGAGGAGGCGATGCTGCTGTCCAGACGGGTGATCACCTCCTTCCCCAGGCCGTCCCTGGGGAGCCATGGGGGTTACGGATACATTAGTAACGGTTATTGATCATGATCAATCATGACAGGGACGGAGATTCCAAATATGAGTGATCAGAGTGATCCGATATCAGTTTTGTGATTGCGTGCATGACAATATGCAGGTTGAATTGCACAGGTCGCCATGGATAACTAGAATGAAAGATTGTAAAAACATGTGCTTTCTATCCTTATATCTGTCCTTCTATAGATCCGTCGAGCGGAAAAGAAAGTTATGGTGTGCGACTAGAGGAATTCTTTAGACACAACAGCAGTGTGTGGGAGTGTTTTGTCTCTACACACCTGACCCTCTTCACAAGACACGCATGCTTACATAAcagtaggtgtgtttgtgtgtgtgtgcgctcatgtgTGCGGGTCTAAACTTCTAATAAAAGTGAAACTCCTGCAAGGACTGCTTCCTACCAGATTGTTCTCTGCAGAGACGGTGGTTCTGTCATATGATCAATGTAACAAGGGATGGGGCTATTTTCACCATCATTCAAAACATCCATCAAAAATGTTGGATGTCTAACCAAGGAACTAACTTTCTACACTTAACTACTATTACCAAGCACAACTTACCTAGATTACCCATCATCCAGGTATGTAATGAACCCCGCCCGTTTAGCAGCTCAATGCTCTCACTATTGATACCTTTTAGAATTCAGCCAACTGCATCTCATCCAGCCCCAAGAGCACAACTTTATAGTAACAGTTCTTAACAAAAACTAACTATTTGTACGTCCTTCAACCAAGTCTTTGTTTTCGAACGTAAGCGGAGATCGATAGCTCCGCCCCGATTGAAAAGCCATTAGCCCCGCCCACCGCCAGCAGTGACTCACGCTATGGGCACGGGTCCAACTGTCCATTCCATTTCCAAGGCCTTGCTGTTGCTATGGAGACGGATCACCTGAGAAACCCATGGTCCAAACTGCTGCCTCACCTCCTGAAGCTCCGGTGtctggggaaggagagagaggggccgagggagggagggggagagagagagaaagagatcatgaaagagatggagaaaaagagagagggggagaaagatgAAGAGTTGCGGGGattaaaggtagagagagataaacaaatTTAAAAAAGGGAAATAGGAAGGAACTATATATTTCACTTATTTTTAATTGTAGATGTTTAATGTGTCtaaatgtttgtttgagtgGAAGTCAATGGGATTGAGTGATGCAAGtttaggaggtggaggacagctTGGTTGTTGTGGTGTTATGGAGCTCCACCTGGATGCTCTCAGTCTCAGCCATGCAGCTTATAATGAAGGGCGAGGAGGAGTTTGGTCTGAAGATGTAGGCGCCAGAGGCCTGGTGGCTGATGGAGCTTTTACCATCACTGGCGTTGTACctgagacagacggacagagttgATCCTTTTGGACACTATCTAACAAAGAACCCGTGCTTTGTGATTATTGAACTTTAAAGACAGAAACACAGTTGGCTGATATACCGGTTTACATACACTTGTATATTAGAAATATATTCAGCAGAGAGGTACTGACCAGTAGAAGTTCTGGGTCAGCTTTATGGTCTGCTGGGTCTCCAGGTTGGTGAGGCTGTCCAGTAGGCCTGTGGCAGGGTCAAAGGTTGCTCgaacaaactgacacacacacacacacacacacacacacacacacacacacacgcacacacacgcacacgcacacacacgcacacacacacacacaattaaaaaaatattcttCTATCCAGatttttgtttttacagctTAGCTTTTCCTTTCACTTTATgattatgcatttttttttaatttttttttagatgTTATTACAATTTTGAAGATAAGGAGGCAGGCTGACCTTGTTTTGGATGGCTGCTGGAGGCCCAGATTTCGCGGAGGCCGAAGGAGGCCCATTCTGAAGCACGGACACGGAGTAGGTGCTGTAGCCCAGCGGAGGGGCCTGGGCCTGGAACACCAGCTCGTTGACCGCATACCCCCGATCCTTCCTCACCTGCTGGGTGGCTTTGGACATGGGGACCACCTGCCAGATTATCAACATTAGGGGTGCATTGAAGATCATTTCTTGGCTGTCCTATACTATGATTTGCTTCCATaggtttgatttttttttcatctttccTTTTAACTAAATTGCACAAAGCATTGGTTGTTTTCTATTTCAGGGCCATCTGTAGACAGCGATAACGAGCATATGTTGGCAGATAATTAACAAGCTGtggtctgaaacacacacacactgacctggcAGTCTACCGGTGTACCGGTGGCGTCCAACACGGTGTACGCCGAGGCGTTGACTGGAAGTCTGACCGGCCACACCACTGGGCGAGCGAGGGAGTTGTAGACATTCACAgagaactgagagagagagacaggcacagAGAACGAGATAACACAACCGAAAATAGAATAAGATGGAAAGAATCGAATATTCCATCGCAGATGTGCGTCTCCTTATGTATtggattgtgttgttgtttctgcttgtgtgtccgtgcatgccacctgtgcgcgcgtgcgtgtgtgcatgagtgtgcttGGATGCGCGTCACCTTCTTGCTGGCCTCAGTGAGAGGACAAGCGCTGACGTTGAGGTTGTCACAGTAAATACGACCCGCAGACGATCCGCTGAGTGCAGCCAGAGAGTTACTGACCACCACCTGACAGAGACACCAGCCGTCAGCCATACAGCAATAAACACCCGTCACTCATCTTATGGATCGGTACATCGTTTTACAGCGTACTGAACATTCTGAATCTTGATAATGAGACAACCTTCCATTGAGAGATGGAGGTTTTTTGTGTTATGGTTGTTGTTGCATAAACATTGGTTAATCCTTCTTGGTTTATACATCACTAGGCGGTAACGTTGAAGTGAAATAGtaaaatatatctataaaaaaaGTTGAACAGGAGGTGGAAAATTGCAGTTGTGTGAACcaatatacatttaaaatatatgCAGGGAGCGATACCAAACCAACAAAGATGATGTCTTTCTTATGGAAAAGGTAGTTTCAAAACTAAAACAGTTTAATACTTATGTCTTTACTTCAAAACTTGAACAGAGACTAATTATgataaaaatgcattttatataccaatgtatagtcacacacacacctcgtgcTGGAGGTGGGAATACAGTACCTGACAGTGCTGCCAGCCATTGGCGAGCCTCCTGGCATAGTCGTTGGCAACATGCTGCTTCTCTGTCCCAGACACAGCATCGTGATGCTGGGCCACTGCCATCGCCTCTCCTGCCAATCACAAACAACGGTACCGCCTTCAGGAGCAATTTACACAGCCGTTCCTCCTATTAGGCTCAGACTAGGTATACAAATCCTCATATAATGTCTAATTATTGTACAATTGTATAACTCGTAAAATGCTTTATTATTTAATCACTGAAGGACTCATTTGTTCGGAAAATACCAGTAAGGGATGATAATCCATTTGcatcattcttttttaaacacatttccttCAGCAACCTGAGGAGGGTCCAACAGATTAGCGCCCCCTGGCTGCAGGGAAACATCATTACAGGAGGGAGTGATggcgggagaaagagagggcaaTAAGAGGGTAACGGaccgagagaaagggagagatggaggaaaagAGGGTGGAAAGAGATAAGGATTTAGAATTGTGTATCCTACTCAGGGTCTCGCTGTCTCCGGCCCCGAAGGGCCCCTTCCTGGAGGACGGCCCCCCGAGCACCTCCAGCTGGTTACAagtctaacaaacacacacacacacacgcgcacacacacacacacacacacagattagtATATCCACACGACTTGCAGTGTACTAAGTGCTGATACCTGCTGTAACAgcacaaatacatttttatctTACTACCACTCAGTACACACAGCAAAAGTTCATGCAAAAGATGAATGCATGAATGTATCGAAAGAGTGGGTGAATGGATGTGGGAAGGAAAGACTTGATACTAAGacactggggggtggggggggggggggggggctacctgCAGACGGCCGTTGCTGACCCTCTCGTAGCGCTTGAGGGCGGGGCGGCTGGTGAAGTACCCCGTCCAGAAGTTGTGGGCG contains these protein-coding regions:
- the man2b1 gene encoding lysosomal alpha-mannosidase — encoded protein: MSHDRCLYSNMAALSPVLVLTYLSYFHSAVLSFPLDQQSHDTSSCGYKSCHATVPNMLNVHLVPHTHDDVGWLKTVDQYFYGGRNDIQHAGVQYILDSVVGQLLQNPERRFIYVETAFFYRWWKNQPPSMQKAVRQLVDQGRLEFVNGGWCMSDEATTHYSAVIDQMTLGLRFLNDTFGPCGRPRVAWHIDPFGHAREHASMFAQMGYDGFFFGRLDYQDRNNRIRTLEQELLWRASESLEPPYADLFTGILPNGYNPPKGFCWDQSCDDAPIMDDPDLEDYNVDDVVQRFAAAANSQAKAYKTKHIIMTMGSDFQYENANLWYKNLDKLIRYVNARQANGSQINALYSTPSCYLQELHRANLTWTLKTDDFFPYADDAHNFWTGYFTSRPALKRYERVSNGRLQTCNQLEVLGGPSSRKGPFGAGDSETLREAMAVAQHHDAVSGTEKQHVANDYARRLANGWQHCQVVVSNSLAALSGSSAGRIYCDNLNVSACPLTEASKKFSVNVYNSLARPVVWPVRLPVNASAYTVLDATGTPVDCQVVPMSKATQQVRKDRGYAVNELVFQAQAPPLGYSTYSVSVLQNGPPSASAKSGPPAAIQNKFVRATFDPATGLLDSLTNLETQQTIKLTQNFYWYNASDGKSSISHQASGAYIFRPNSSSPFIISCMAETESIQTPELQEVRQQFGPWVSQVIRLHSNSKALEMEWTVGPVPIADGLGKEVITRLDSSIASSGVFYTDSNGREVLKRKKDFRPTWDLLQTEPVAGNYYPINSRAYIKDDKDQLTVVTDRSQGGSSIHDGSLEIMLHRRLLHDDWRGVGEPLNEMSGVFPLGLVVRGRLLLSLTPPALAADAHRPLAQENVLQPLLSFTEGGAPPGSLLEFSGLQAALPPAVHLLTLSQWGQDSLLIRLEHQFQTKESKEHSVPFTVNLQKLFSTLKVVGVSELNLSANQWIDEMKRLDWRPKMAAKPLGDPSMWEVILTPMQIRTFILRVAPRR